In Mariluticola halotolerans, one DNA window encodes the following:
- a CDS encoding DUF3309 family protein yields the protein MAISTILFIVLLLLLIGAIPAWPYARGWGYRPSGIIGTLLVIVLILMLLGAF from the coding sequence ATGGCCATTTCGACCATTCTTTTTATTGTTCTGCTGCTTCTGTTGATCGGGGCCATTCCGGCCTGGCCCTATGCTCGCGGCTGGGGATATCGCCCGAGCGGCATCATCGGCACGCTGCTGGTGATCGTATTGATCCTGATGCTGTTAGGTGCCTTCTAG
- a CDS encoding TRAP transporter substrate-binding protein — translation MSTLKKLMGAAAIAVSVAAMSSVALAADYNWTFQTSETAGEPGFVNKTKWAEDVGVLSGGRIEIQILPIGAVVPHTDTLEAVGAGILQGHLTDPSYFAGKDPAFAMMGNLVGAWSDPFEFLGFMQSGGGDELYSELVEPYGVHFIGAAATEPEAFVSGVPIRTVEDLKGVKLRAPEGMVYEIFQKAGASPVALPGSEIFSALDKGVVDAADNTVFATNQALGMNDIANYPLYPGFHSLPMIDISINKEVWDGLPADLQAILEASVDKFIFQHVYSVRKLDAEAVIEAKANPDIEIINWSGDERAKFRRIAKDEWQNWAGRTEMTQRYYDTVTAYLTSRNLL, via the coding sequence GACGTCTGAGACAGCTGGTGAGCCAGGATTTGTCAACAAGACCAAATGGGCTGAAGATGTCGGCGTATTATCCGGTGGCCGCATCGAAATCCAGATTCTGCCAATTGGTGCGGTCGTCCCGCACACCGATACGCTTGAAGCGGTTGGCGCCGGCATTCTGCAGGGCCACCTGACCGATCCGAGCTATTTTGCTGGCAAGGATCCGGCGTTTGCCATGATGGGCAACCTCGTGGGCGCATGGAGCGATCCGTTCGAATTCCTCGGGTTCATGCAATCCGGTGGCGGCGATGAGCTCTATTCCGAACTGGTCGAACCTTATGGCGTACACTTTATCGGTGCTGCGGCAACCGAGCCTGAAGCTTTCGTATCCGGTGTGCCCATCCGCACTGTTGAAGATCTGAAGGGCGTCAAGCTGCGCGCACCTGAAGGCATGGTCTACGAGATTTTCCAGAAAGCCGGTGCAAGCCCTGTGGCTCTGCCGGGCTCGGAAATCTTTTCGGCACTCGACAAGGGCGTTGTGGACGCTGCGGATAACACCGTATTCGCCACCAACCAGGCCCTGGGCATGAACGACATTGCCAATTACCCGCTCTATCCGGGTTTCCATTCGCTGCCCATGATCGATATTTCGATCAACAAGGAAGTCTGGGACGGTCTGCCGGCTGATCTGCAGGCAATCCTTGAGGCTTCTGTCGACAAGTTTATCTTCCAGCACGTCTATTCGGTGCGCAAGCTTGATGCGGAAGCGGTGATCGAAGCCAAAGCCAATCCTGATATCGAGATCATCAACTGGTCTGGCGATGAACGCGCGAAATTCCGTCGCATCGCCAAGGATGAATGGCAGAACTGGGCCGGTCGCACGGAAATGACCCAGCGCTACTACGATACAGTTACCGCCTATCTCACCAGCCGCAATCTGCTGTAG
- a CDS encoding Dps family protein — protein MAKASAALKPAAHEENMKIGLAADYRSDISADLSEILAATYKLTIKSHLYHWNVVGPLFRPLHELTEEHYNALFQAADVIAERVRALGHLAPVKLGEAAGFSPKAADVKNTTAIDMVNDLIDDHEAAVRTMRKAAEKAGDAGDVVTEDMLTARLTFHEKALWMLRATISD, from the coding sequence ATGGCGAAAGCCTCAGCCGCTCTCAAACCCGCAGCCCACGAAGAGAATATGAAAATCGGTCTGGCAGCCGATTACCGCTCTGACATTTCCGCGGATCTGTCCGAAATTCTCGCCGCGACCTACAAGCTCACAATCAAGAGCCACCTCTATCACTGGAACGTCGTCGGGCCTTTGTTCCGTCCGCTGCACGAATTGACCGAAGAGCATTACAATGCGCTGTTCCAGGCGGCAGACGTTATCGCTGAACGCGTCCGGGCCCTTGGCCATCTCGCACCGGTAAAGCTGGGTGAAGCCGCAGGCTTTTCGCCCAAGGCCGCCGATGTAAAGAACACCACCGCAATCGATATGGTCAACGATCTGATTGATGACCATGAAGCTGCGGTACGCACGATGCGCAAGGCCGCCGAAAAGGCCGGTGACGCCGGTGACGTGGTGACAGAAGACATGCTCACCGCACGCCTGACCTTCCACGAAAAGGCCTTGTGGATGTTGCGCGCGACAATTTCGGACTAA
- a CDS encoding TRAP transporter large permease, whose translation MGMSALGIELGTYILVGSIFLLLLSGQPLAWVTGLVALIFTFGWFGGNALPLVTSRIFGFITEYSLVAIPMFILMAALLDRSGIAKDLFNGMRVLAGRLPGGVAVQTLIVAILMAAMSGVIGGEIVLLGILALPQMLRLGYDRSLSIGVVCAGGSLGTMMPPSIVLIIYGLVASVSIADLFIAAITPALLLLAFYIAYVLFICLRNPQLGPPMSDEDMAKESLGSALRSLAAPGFIVFVVLGSIYGGVASITEAAALGVSSVLIISLLRRELTVKMLQDSLVHTLETCGMIIWIGIAAAVLVGVYNLMGGNRFVATAILSIDAPPVVIIMVMMLILLVLGMFLDWIGIALLTLPIFVPIVVQLGYDPIWFGILFAVNMQVSYLTPPFGPAAFYLKSVAPRDITLKHIYTALLPFIALQLTVLAILLFFPPIATWLI comes from the coding sequence ATGGGTATGAGCGCACTGGGTATCGAGCTCGGCACCTATATTCTCGTCGGCAGCATTTTCTTGTTGCTGCTCTCCGGTCAACCGCTTGCCTGGGTTACGGGCCTCGTTGCGTTGATTTTCACCTTTGGCTGGTTTGGCGGCAATGCGCTGCCCCTGGTGACCTCGCGCATCTTCGGCTTCATCACCGAATATTCGCTGGTGGCCATTCCAATGTTCATTCTGATGGCCGCCTTGCTCGACAGATCGGGCATTGCCAAGGATCTGTTCAATGGCATGCGCGTGCTCGCCGGGCGCCTGCCGGGCGGCGTTGCTGTGCAGACCCTGATCGTGGCCATTCTGATGGCCGCCATGTCCGGCGTTATCGGCGGCGAGATCGTACTTCTGGGCATTCTCGCACTGCCACAAATGCTGCGGCTGGGTTATGACCGCAGTCTGTCGATTGGCGTTGTTTGCGCGGGTGGTTCCCTTGGCACAATGATGCCGCCATCTATCGTTCTCATTATCTATGGGCTGGTCGCCAGCGTTTCCATTGCCGACCTGTTCATTGCCGCCATCACACCCGCCTTGCTGCTTCTGGCATTCTACATCGCCTATGTGCTGTTCATTTGCCTGCGCAACCCACAGCTCGGCCCACCGATGTCGGACGAAGACATGGCAAAGGAATCCCTGGGCAGTGCCCTGCGATCACTCGCCGCGCCGGGTTTCATCGTTTTCGTGGTTCTCGGGTCCATCTATGGCGGCGTGGCATCGATCACGGAAGCGGCAGCGCTCGGTGTGTCATCTGTCCTCATCATCTCTTTGCTGCGGCGCGAGCTGACCGTGAAAATGCTGCAGGACAGTCTGGTTCATACGCTTGAAACCTGCGGCATGATCATCTGGATCGGTATTGCGGCGGCTGTGCTGGTGGGTGTCTACAATCTGATGGGCGGTAACCGCTTTGTCGCCACCGCCATCCTCAGCATCGATGCGCCGCCGGTCGTCATCATCATGGTGATGATGTTGATCCTGCTCGTCCTTGGTATGTTCCTCGACTGGATCGGCATTGCACTTCTGACCCTGCCGATCTTTGTGCCCATCGTGGTGCAGCTTGGTTACGACCCGATCTGGTTCGGCATCCTGTTCGCCGTCAACATGCAGGTCTCGTATCTGACGCCACCATTTGGCCCCGCCGCGTTCTACCTGAAGAGCGTGGCGCCGCGAGATATAACGCTGAAGCACATTTACACCGCGCTTTTGCCGTTTATCGCACTGCAGTTGACCGTGTTGGCCATTCTGCTGTTCTTCCCGCCAATTGCGACCTGGCTCATCTAA
- a CDS encoding TRAP transporter small permease subunit, with product MNDKIDIAAITEGDGHEVRSRLDRWIANSTKILAWAIFVAFLVSVFEVISRYVFDSPTFWAHETTTFLIAAIFLIGGPVALARDKHIRVRMFYDTVSPRAKRWLDIFNSIVAMCFFAGLGYAGWVMAWKATHNPLGEIHLEGTGTAWNPPTPALLKITILICVSLMFIQTALHLVAAIRRDVSGVAAGEK from the coding sequence ATGAACGACAAGATAGATATTGCCGCAATTACCGAAGGCGACGGCCATGAGGTGCGGTCTCGGCTGGACAGATGGATAGCCAATTCAACCAAAATACTCGCATGGGCTATTTTCGTGGCTTTCCTCGTCAGCGTATTTGAGGTGATTTCGCGTTACGTCTTTGACAGCCCCACATTCTGGGCGCACGAGACAACCACGTTTCTGATTGCCGCCATTTTCCTGATTGGTGGCCCCGTAGCGCTCGCGCGGGACAAGCACATTCGCGTGCGCATGTTCTATGACACCGTGTCACCCAGGGCGAAGCGCTGGCTCGATATTTTCAATTCGATTGTGGCAATGTGTTTCTTTGCCGGCCTTGGCTACGCTGGATGGGTCATGGCATGGAAGGCAACCCATAATCCGCTTGGTGAAATTCACCTTGAGGGCACGGGCACCGCATGGAATCCGCCAACCCCCGCACTATTGAAAATTACAATTCTCATATGTGTGTCGTTGATGTTCATACAGACCGCGCTGCATCTGGTCGCCGCTATCCGGCGCGATGTATCCGGCGTCGCAGCCGGGGAGAAATAG
- a CDS encoding DUF883 family protein has product MATASTSARKNGSGAAATSDDVEAQIARIREDIAELTKVVGAFGSAKANQYTGRAEKVRDDLAETSQQAIESVREEVASLENDVRDYIREKPLQTVGIAAGVGFLLAFLSKH; this is encoded by the coding sequence ATGGCTACCGCATCGACAAGCGCCCGTAAGAATGGCAGTGGCGCCGCCGCGACGAGTGATGACGTAGAAGCTCAGATCGCCCGGATCCGCGAGGATATCGCTGAACTGACAAAAGTGGTTGGAGCCTTCGGCAGTGCCAAGGCCAATCAGTATACCGGCCGTGCCGAAAAAGTACGCGACGATCTGGCTGAAACCTCGCAGCAGGCGATTGAGTCTGTCCGAGAGGAAGTGGCATCGCTCGAAAACGATGTTCGCGATTACATTCGCGAGAAGCCGCTCCAGACTGTCGGCATCGCCGCTGGTGTCGGCTTTCTGCTGGCCTTTTTGAGCAAGCACTAA
- a CDS encoding PRC-barrel domain-containing protein, with the protein MIRTLLATTALTALMTGGAFAQSTSTDMQSDTMGGAIFNPDAAMSTEATDGYFPGAPGQILASSLLGKSVYNAAGPDADVIGDVNDVVMAPDGRAQAIVIGVGGFLGIGEKEVAIDFSRVSWTEVAIGSTMAPNTTATENAPAQAEGTEPYVQTEQRLLVNATSEELESAPAFDRDAINNDQAMHSDANNGTMMGGAADTDNKADATHNTQGDIAATTQPEADNMVEPTREGMEIVDTAGLSAEELIGTRVYGREEEDLGEIGDVIVSGDGNVEAYIIDVGGFLGLGEKPVALDAKELDILRDPNGSLSIYTDFNEEQLKGHAEYDADAYKQDRDSVVLR; encoded by the coding sequence ATGATCCGCACGCTTCTCGCTACTACCGCATTGACCGCCCTGATGACCGGCGGCGCGTTTGCCCAGTCTACCTCGACGGATATGCAGTCCGATACGATGGGCGGCGCAATCTTCAACCCGGATGCCGCAATGAGCACCGAGGCCACTGACGGGTATTTCCCGGGTGCCCCCGGCCAGATTTTAGCCTCCAGCCTTTTGGGCAAAAGCGTTTACAACGCTGCAGGCCCGGATGCTGATGTCATTGGTGACGTAAATGACGTCGTCATGGCGCCGGATGGCCGCGCTCAGGCGATCGTTATTGGTGTCGGCGGCTTCCTCGGCATTGGTGAAAAGGAAGTTGCTATCGACTTCTCCCGCGTAAGCTGGACAGAAGTTGCCATTGGCTCGACCATGGCGCCTAATACCACAGCAACTGAAAACGCCCCGGCACAGGCCGAAGGCACTGAACCTTATGTTCAGACTGAACAGCGTCTGCTCGTCAACGCAACAAGTGAAGAGCTTGAATCTGCACCGGCATTTGATCGTGATGCAATTAACAACGACCAGGCCATGCATTCCGATGCAAACAATGGCACCATGATGGGTGGCGCGGCTGATACTGACAACAAGGCTGATGCAACGCACAACACCCAGGGCGATATTGCTGCAACCACGCAGCCTGAAGCCGACAACATGGTTGAGCCGACCCGCGAAGGCATGGAAATTGTCGACACCGCTGGTCTGAGCGCGGAAGAACTGATCGGCACCCGTGTATATGGCCGTGAAGAAGAAGACCTCGGTGAAATCGGTGACGTGATTGTCTCCGGCGACGGTAACGTCGAAGCCTATATCATCGATGTGGGTGGTTTCCTGGGTCTGGGTGAAAAGCCCGTCGCTCTCGACGCGAAAGAGCTCGACATCCTCCGCGATCCGAATGGCAGCCTGTCCATTTATACGGATTTCAATGAGGAGCAGCTGAAGGGTCACGCCGAATACGACGCTGACGCCTACAAGCAAGACCGTGACAGTGTTGTGCTGCGCTAA
- a CDS encoding DUF2254 domain-containing protein, whose amino-acid sequence MILSTFRKPFVVLLTVPASIALGIGLLPLVTVFLERQFARDAFSPFVLQFSVESAHTLLSVVATGAMTALSLAYSLVLVVFTLAAGNIGPRLLQRFTSELVNQITAGILGGTFLYAILTLLMTQPNFVPKITIFGAVLLAIISVLQLIYFVRHVSQSVSVDDEIAQITKRITKQLNDLQRTSNPDGKTPARSKFKHDICAQKAGYVGWFDEDYLTEIAKKHDLMIWVEVSSGGFVLAGQNVAQVAGDADDDVLESIRKHITIENARSEDRSPEFSINLLVEIALRALSPGINDTYTALAVANSFSNAFAEIAEADTAPILTIDDDGDLRLILPAMSMEELLGQAFHPIRLATAGNILMAQGFARALARLYVVGGKEMRKLVKEHAGLLMQSLEASDHFDHDLQRVRACFPEALKSSGKNTAKS is encoded by the coding sequence TTGATCTTGAGCACATTCCGCAAACCATTTGTCGTTCTTTTGACGGTGCCGGCCAGCATTGCGCTGGGTATCGGATTGCTGCCGCTGGTTACGGTGTTTCTTGAACGGCAATTCGCCAGGGATGCCTTCAGCCCCTTCGTGTTGCAATTCTCGGTTGAAAGTGCGCATACGCTGCTTTCGGTGGTTGCGACAGGGGCGATGACCGCGCTGAGCCTCGCCTATTCACTGGTGCTGGTGGTGTTCACCCTGGCGGCGGGGAATATCGGCCCGCGGCTTTTGCAACGCTTCACATCCGAGCTGGTCAACCAGATTACGGCCGGGATTCTGGGTGGTACCTTTCTCTATGCCATTCTCACGCTATTGATGACGCAGCCGAATTTTGTGCCCAAGATCACGATATTCGGCGCTGTGTTGTTGGCGATTATCAGCGTTCTGCAATTGATCTATTTTGTCCGCCACGTCTCGCAGTCGGTTTCCGTGGACGATGAGATCGCCCAGATCACGAAACGCATCACCAAGCAACTCAACGACTTGCAACGGACCTCCAACCCCGATGGGAAGACGCCTGCCCGCTCCAAGTTCAAACATGATATCTGTGCGCAAAAGGCGGGTTATGTCGGGTGGTTTGATGAGGACTATCTGACGGAGATTGCCAAAAAGCATGATCTGATGATCTGGGTTGAGGTGTCGTCGGGCGGGTTTGTGCTGGCGGGGCAAAACGTGGCGCAGGTGGCCGGTGATGCCGATGACGACGTGCTTGAGAGCATTCGCAAACATATCACGATCGAAAATGCGCGGTCGGAGGACCGGTCGCCGGAATTTTCAATCAACCTGCTGGTGGAAATCGCGCTGCGCGCGCTCTCTCCGGGGATCAACGACACCTATACGGCGCTGGCCGTGGCCAACAGCTTTTCCAACGCATTTGCCGAGATTGCCGAAGCCGATACGGCGCCGATCCTGACCATTGATGATGACGGGGATCTGCGGCTGATCCTGCCTGCGATGAGCATGGAGGAATTGCTGGGCCAGGCGTTTCATCCCATCCGGCTGGCGACCGCGGGTAATATCCTGATGGCGCAGGGTTTTGCGCGTGCCCTCGCCCGGCTCTATGTCGTGGGCGGCAAGGAGATGCGCAAGCTGGTCAAGGAGCACGCCGGGTTGTTGATGCAATCGCTTGAGGCTTCTGACCATTTCGATCATGACCTGCAGCGGGTGCGGGCTTGTTTTCCCGAAGCGCTGAAATCCAGCGGTAAAAACACCGCCAAATCCTAG
- a CDS encoding diacylglycerol/lipid kinase family protein, with product MRAIAILNRDGGTLKTTDLDAYCAHITKAFSEAGHEIECHPVGGSEIEQALKKAAEDPQFEAIIAGGGDGTISAAAGIAFKSGKTLGVIPAGTMNLFARSLGMPLNIEEAATALARSEVKSCDIATADGRPFVHQFSVGMQPRLVQNREELQYRSRFGKMIASLRATLSMLSRPPAFLTRMTLDGETQEQVFSMIAVANNPYGEGHMPYADRLDQGVLGVYSAGKIDTGAGMRLSTDLVLGSWRTNENMREETAREVVLQFPRHKRKARAVIDGELVPLRRKTSIEIIPGALKVLVPLAANGGSQS from the coding sequence ATGCGCGCAATAGCTATTCTGAACCGCGATGGGGGCACCCTGAAGACCACCGACCTTGATGCCTATTGCGCTCATATAACCAAGGCGTTTTCCGAGGCGGGGCACGAGATTGAATGTCACCCTGTCGGGGGCAGCGAGATTGAACAGGCACTCAAAAAGGCAGCGGAAGATCCTCAATTCGAGGCGATTATCGCCGGGGGCGGCGATGGCACGATTTCCGCGGCGGCAGGGATAGCCTTTAAATCCGGCAAGACGCTTGGCGTTATTCCGGCGGGCACAATGAACCTGTTCGCCCGGTCACTGGGCATGCCGTTGAACATCGAGGAAGCCGCTACCGCGCTTGCCCGGTCGGAAGTGAAATCCTGCGACATTGCGACAGCGGATGGGCGCCCCTTTGTGCACCAGTTCTCCGTCGGCATGCAGCCGCGCCTTGTGCAGAACCGGGAAGAGCTTCAATACCGCTCGCGGTTTGGCAAGATGATTGCCAGCCTGCGGGCGACGTTGAGCATGTTGTCGCGGCCACCCGCCTTCTTGACGCGTATGACGCTCGACGGAGAGACGCAGGAACAGGTTTTCAGCATGATCGCGGTGGCGAACAATCCTTATGGCGAGGGGCACATGCCCTATGCCGACCGGCTGGACCAGGGGGTTCTGGGCGTCTATAGCGCCGGCAAAATCGATACCGGTGCCGGCATGCGGCTCAGCACCGACCTTGTGCTTGGCAGCTGGCGCACGAACGAGAACATGCGCGAAGAAACAGCACGCGAAGTGGTGCTTCAGTTTCCCCGGCATAAACGCAAGGCACGCGCCGTCATTGATGGCGAACTGGTGCCTTTGCGCCGGAAAACAAGCATCGAGATTATTCCCGGCGCCCTTAAGGTTCTTGTGCCGCTGGCCGCTAATGGAGGATCGCAATCTTGA
- a CDS encoding Crp/Fnr family transcriptional regulator, producing the protein MWVQVRKTVSCRACPLAKFNHFRAFSDEELAFVSGFKTGELVADRGTTVLLEGSDSAHLYTVLDGWGFRFKTLNDGRRQILNYLLPGDLVGLQSSLLGEMQHSVETLTPMTLCVFEREKMPVLFEKHASLGFDVTWIAAREERILDEHLLSIGRRSAIERAAYLLAFLYRRAKMLNQLNGQNAIPLTQQHIADTLGLSIVHTNKTLRKLADKKMIAWRDRGCAVLDFDGLSEIAGWTEAPSTNRPFI; encoded by the coding sequence TTGTGGGTGCAGGTCAGGAAAACCGTAAGCTGCAGGGCATGCCCCTTGGCGAAATTCAACCATTTCCGCGCCTTCAGCGACGAAGAGCTCGCCTTTGTATCCGGTTTCAAAACCGGGGAGCTGGTGGCCGACCGCGGAACCACCGTGTTGCTGGAAGGCTCTGACAGCGCCCACCTTTATACCGTTCTCGATGGCTGGGGCTTCCGTTTCAAAACATTGAACGACGGCCGCCGCCAAATTCTCAATTATCTGCTTCCCGGCGACCTGGTTGGGTTGCAAAGCAGCCTTTTGGGAGAAATGCAGCATTCTGTTGAGACGCTGACGCCTATGACGCTGTGCGTTTTCGAACGGGAAAAAATGCCGGTACTGTTTGAGAAACACGCTTCTTTGGGGTTCGATGTGACATGGATCGCGGCCCGGGAGGAACGCATTCTCGATGAACATCTGCTGAGCATCGGGCGACGTTCGGCCATTGAGCGCGCGGCTTATCTGCTCGCCTTTTTATATAGACGCGCCAAAATGCTGAACCAGCTGAACGGGCAAAATGCCATCCCCCTCACCCAACAACACATTGCCGATACGCTGGGCCTTTCAATCGTGCATACCAACAAAACCTTACGCAAGCTGGCCGACAAGAAAATGATTGCCTGGCGCGACCGGGGCTGTGCTGTGCTGGATTTTGATGGTCTTTCCGAGATTGCAGGCTGGACCGAGGCCCCCTCCACCAACCGCCCTTTTATTTGA